GGCGGCACCACGTGGTGCTCCATGGCCAGCGCGGACGCGGCGATCTCGATCGAGCCGATCGCGCCCAGCGAGTGCCCCACCATCGACTTGATGGAGCTGACCGGCGTCCGGTACGCGTGGTCGCCGAGGCTGCGTTTGAACGCCGCGGTCTCGTGCCGGTCGTTCTGCTTGGTGCCGGAGCCGTGCGCGTTGATGTAGTCGATCGCGGTCGGGTTCATCCGCGCCTCGCCGAGCGCCGCGTCGATCGCCGCGGCCATCTCCGCGCCGTCCGCCCGCAGACCGGTCATGTGGTACGCGTTCGAGCGGGTCGCGTAGCCGGCGATCTCCGCGTAGACGTGCGCGCCACGGGCCTTCGCGCTCTCCAGCTCCTCCAGCACGAACACGGCCGCGCCCTCACCCAGCACGAAGCCGTTGCGGGAGGCGTCGAACGGCCGGGAGGCGTGCGCCGGGTCGTCGAAGCGCGGAGTGGTGGCCTTGATCGCGTCGAAGCAGGCCATGGTGATCGGCGAGATCGGGGCGTCCGAGGAGCCCGCGATCATCACGTCGGCGGTGCCCTCGCGGATCAGCTCCACCGCGTGGCCGACCGAGTCGATGCCGGAGGTGCAGCCGGTGGAGACCACCGTGCTCGGGCCCTGCGCACCCAGGTCCCAGGCCACCTCGGCCGCGAAGGAGCTCGGCACGAGGTAGTTGTAGAGGTGCGGGACGGCGTAGGTGTGGTCCACCAGGTGCAGCCGGCCGCCGTCGCTGACCACGTTGTACTCCTGGTCCAGGCCCATGGTCGCGCCGACCGCGCTGCCGATGGTCACCCCGACCCGGTACGGGTCCGCCCAGTCCACGCCGATGTTGCTGTCCGCCACCGCGCCGCGCGCCGCGACCACCGCGAACTGCGCGGCCCGGTCCATCCGGCGGATCTCCTGCGGTGTCAGGCCGTGGTCGGCCGGCGCGAAGTCGATCTCGGCAGCCACCCGCGACCGGAACGGCGTCGGGTCGAAGAAGGTGATGCCGCGGGTCGCGGTGCGGCCCTCGCTCAGCAGGTCCCAGAACGCCTTGCGCCCGACGCCGCCGGGCGCGATCACCTCGATGCCGGTGATCACCACGCGACGGCCGCTCATGCGGACGCCTCCCACTGGTAGAAGCGCTGCGCCATCGCGTCCGACGGGGACCGCCAGGTCTTCGGGTCGTACGCCTCGATGAAGGGCTTCAGGTCCTGGCTGATCCCGACGAACCGCGGGTCGGACTTGGCGTCCTCGATCCGCTCGCCGCCGTTGTCGGTGTCGAAGTCCTGGAGGTGGAAGTACAGCCCCCGGTAGTGGAACAGCTGGCGCCGACGGGTGCCCATCCGGTGCGGCATCTCCGTGCGGTCGAAATCCCCGAAGAGCGTGGCGACGTCCAGGCTCGCCTCCGGGTCCATGCGGGCGACAATCAGCGTACTGTGCACCGTTTTCCCCTCCGAAATCAGCGCACCTGGATACGGTGCGACCATTTGACACCTATTCTCCGAGCCTTTTTGCGCGCTTTCAACGACGTAATCGTCAGGGCATTGTCAGGGATTCGAAAAACCGTCCGGAGCGGCCGGTCAGGAATTCACGCCGCGATTTCCTTGATCTCGCAGAGCGCGGCGCCGCTGGTAACCGACTGGCCGGTCTCGGCCTTCAGGCCGACCACGGTGCCGGCCTTGTGGGCGTTGAGCGGCTGCTCCATCTTCATGGCCTCCAGGACCACGATCAGCTCGCCCTCGGCGACCACCTGGCCCTCCGCCACGGCCACCTTCACCACGGTGCCCTGCATCGGCGAGGCCAGCGTGTCGCCGGACACCGCCCCCTTCCTCGCCGGGCCGCCGCGCCGCCTGGTCTTCTCCACCGCCGGCACGGGCGCGCCCACGTTGAGCGAGGACGGCAGCGAGACCTCGATCCG
The DNA window shown above is from Streptomyces sp. TLI_171 and carries:
- a CDS encoding beta-ketoacyl synthase; protein product: MSGRRVVITGIEVIAPGGVGRKAFWDLLSEGRTATRGITFFDPTPFRSRVAAEIDFAPADHGLTPQEIRRMDRAAQFAVVAARGAVADSNIGVDWADPYRVGVTIGSAVGATMGLDQEYNVVSDGGRLHLVDHTYAVPHLYNYLVPSSFAAEVAWDLGAQGPSTVVSTGCTSGIDSVGHAVELIREGTADVMIAGSSDAPISPITMACFDAIKATTPRFDDPAHASRPFDASRNGFVLGEGAAVFVLEELESAKARGAHVYAEIAGYATRSNAYHMTGLRADGAEMAAAIDAALGEARMNPTAIDYINAHGSGTKQNDRHETAAFKRSLGDHAYRTPVSSIKSMVGHSLGAIGSIEIAASALAMEHHVVPPTANLHTPDPDCDLDYVPLTAREQRTDAVLSVGSGFGGFQSAMVLARPERSVA
- a CDS encoding TcmI family type II polyketide cyclase, with the protein product MHSTLIVARMDPEASLDVATLFGDFDRTEMPHRMGTRRRQLFHYRGLYFHLQDFDTDNGGERIEDAKSDPRFVGISQDLKPFIEAYDPKTWRSPSDAMAQRFYQWEASA